Proteins from a genomic interval of Leptospira bandrabouensis:
- a CDS encoding alkane 1-monooxygenase, translated as MTLIKRLSFLLCYVLPILVVVAEAVGGISYLIVPITVFIVLPVLDLILGRDESNPSETHFFKIQNDTYFRYLTEIWAYVQLIFVIWSVYRISFFPHTTSEFILFGLAVGIVTGGVGITVGHELGHKNTKYEQFLAKMIYMTVCYMHFYIEHNRGHHTKVSTPSDPASSKKNQSFYQFYPQTVFGAFQSAWELEKKRLSKLGLGVFHYRNEMIWYMVITILFLTTMVVLGSLGSGKGFRLEILVFLLFQSFVAFSLLELTNYIEHYGLKRNQNAQGKFEKVLPIHSWNQNYFVSNALLFQLQRHSDHHANAGRRYQTLRHFEEAPQLPYGYEVMILIALIPPLWFSMMNPILESWEKKTAIGS; from the coding sequence ATGACTCTAATCAAACGACTTAGTTTTTTACTTTGTTACGTTTTACCAATTCTTGTTGTGGTTGCCGAAGCAGTAGGGGGAATTAGTTATCTGATAGTTCCTATTACTGTTTTTATAGTTTTACCAGTTCTTGATTTAATTCTTGGAAGAGATGAATCAAATCCATCCGAAACTCATTTTTTTAAAATACAAAACGATACTTATTTTCGATATTTGACAGAAATTTGGGCTTATGTTCAGCTAATATTTGTCATATGGTCTGTATACCGGATTAGTTTTTTTCCTCATACAACTTCAGAGTTTATTCTCTTTGGTCTTGCCGTAGGAATTGTTACCGGTGGGGTCGGGATTACTGTAGGACATGAACTAGGTCATAAAAATACTAAGTATGAACAGTTCCTTGCAAAAATGATTTATATGACGGTTTGTTATATGCATTTTTATATAGAACACAACAGAGGACACCATACAAAAGTTTCCACTCCTAGTGATCCTGCATCTTCTAAAAAAAATCAATCCTTCTATCAGTTTTATCCGCAGACAGTGTTTGGGGCTTTCCAATCTGCTTGGGAATTGGAGAAAAAACGACTATCTAAGTTGGGACTTGGAGTATTTCATTATCGTAATGAAATGATTTGGTATATGGTCATTACCATTTTATTTTTAACGACTATGGTAGTTTTGGGATCTCTTGGGAGTGGAAAAGGATTTCGATTGGAAATTCTTGTGTTTTTACTTTTTCAATCCTTTGTTGCCTTTTCTCTTTTAGAACTCACAAACTACATTGAACATTATGGTTTGAAACGAAACCAAAATGCCCAAGGAAAGTTTGAGAAAGTATTACCAATCCATTCTTGGAACCAAAACTATTTTGTTTCTAATGCACTACTTTTTCAATTACAAAGGCATTCTGATCATCATGCGAATGCAGGAAGAAGATACCAAACCTTACGTCATTTTGAAGAGGCACCTCAGTTGCCTTATGGCTATGAGGTGATGATTTTAATTGCGCTTATTCCTCCGCTTTGGTTTTCCATGATGAATCCAATTTTGGAGTCTTGGGAAAAGAAAACGGCTATTGGATCCTAA
- a CDS encoding DUF2339 domain-containing protein, which produces MEEKESKDILSRIQAMERELSFLKERVLSQTKTETPKQQTPPVSKPTPVHTHQAEVTLGEGPNWFVQWIGENLFVKLGVFSLLLATIWFFYLAIEEYWINESVRIWIGLISAIPILIYGFRVRHSRPYLSPSLLGLGIAILFSAYYSGYLWYDLYSTETCFVGLLILSLTTVATAHAEKSEVLFGFASLGAFSVPLLLSTGQNSYPFLFTYLLLWNLLFFWVRKDKDWKVIPLLLLCANHLIFAGWANDKLEESKPFFPILFQLGVFVLFLLREFQTLESKKSKDLVLNLVTIGFTLGLGFLQSYWAFSIFYPIAKPFLLTLILILFYGLYERSIRRTALNLEKKKLYDLIGLFGLPFIVSLIVIGTTGKFLAFSLISFAFLVTVASTYSKQLYMYFAAFPVWFFALFYIFAFTYRSQNEIPFLNGRFLVFATGSAYLVLSYLYSRKFSDLSKLFLYAAYPYWLLGTFVEIYLGFPEEKQLFLYTLSLILYGFIALSVGFGKKIQSLRYVGFGSLALVIIKFYLYDFWNLSLGYRISAGLFLGITLIVTGTLYNHFKKETK; this is translated from the coding sequence GTGGAAGAAAAAGAATCTAAAGATATCCTTTCTAGGATCCAAGCGATGGAAAGGGAACTTTCTTTTTTAAAAGAAAGAGTCCTTTCGCAAACAAAAACAGAAACTCCAAAACAGCAAACTCCCCCTGTTTCGAAACCAACTCCTGTGCATACCCACCAAGCAGAAGTTACACTAGGCGAAGGACCTAATTGGTTTGTACAGTGGATTGGCGAAAATTTATTTGTTAAGTTAGGAGTGTTTTCACTTCTCTTGGCAACCATTTGGTTTTTCTATTTAGCCATTGAAGAGTATTGGATCAACGAATCTGTTCGCATTTGGATTGGGCTTATCTCTGCCATCCCGATACTGATTTATGGATTCCGTGTAAGGCATTCAAGGCCTTATCTTTCCCCAAGCCTTCTTGGACTCGGAATCGCTATTTTATTTTCGGCATACTATTCTGGTTATCTCTGGTATGATCTTTATTCTACCGAAACCTGTTTTGTGGGTCTCCTGATTCTCAGTTTGACTACCGTGGCCACTGCCCATGCCGAAAAAAGTGAGGTATTATTTGGATTTGCCTCTCTTGGTGCATTTTCAGTTCCTCTCCTTTTGTCGACAGGCCAAAACTCCTATCCTTTCCTTTTCACTTACTTACTCCTTTGGAATCTTCTTTTTTTCTGGGTAAGAAAAGATAAAGATTGGAAGGTAATTCCCTTATTACTTCTTTGTGCAAACCACCTAATCTTTGCTGGATGGGCCAATGACAAATTAGAGGAATCAAAACCATTTTTTCCGATTTTATTCCAACTTGGAGTTTTTGTTTTATTTTTACTACGAGAGTTTCAGACATTAGAATCAAAAAAATCTAAAGATTTAGTTCTTAACCTTGTTACGATTGGATTTACTTTAGGTTTAGGATTTTTACAATCGTATTGGGCCTTCTCGATTTTTTATCCTATCGCAAAACCTTTTTTACTAACACTCATTCTAATTCTATTCTATGGATTATATGAACGTTCCATCAGACGAACAGCACTTAATTTAGAAAAGAAAAAACTCTATGATTTGATTGGTCTTTTCGGACTACCATTTATCGTCAGTTTGATTGTCATCGGAACTACTGGAAAATTTTTAGCTTTTAGTCTAATCAGTTTCGCTTTTCTTGTGACTGTTGCTTCAACTTATTCCAAACAATTGTATATGTACTTTGCTGCATTTCCCGTTTGGTTTTTTGCACTGTTTTATATCTTTGCTTTCACCTATCGTTCGCAAAACGAAATTCCTTTCCTCAACGGACGTTTTTTGGTATTTGCAACAGGTTCAGCTTACCTTGTACTTTCTTACCTTTATAGTAGAAAGTTCTCAGACCTATCCAAATTATTTTTGTATGCAGCTTACCCGTATTGGTTACTCGGAACCTTTGTTGAAATTTACTTAGGATTTCCAGAGGAGAAACAGTTATTTCTCTACACTCTGAGTTTGATTCTTTATGGGTTCATAGCGTTGTCAGTTGGATTTGGAAAAAAAATCCAATCGTTACGATACGTAGGATTTGGATCTTTAGCTCTAGTCATCATAAAATTCTATCTTTATGATTTTTGGAATTTGAGTTTGGGTTACCGAATTTCGGCAGGATTATTTTTAGGAATCACACTCATCGTTACAGGAACGTTATACAACCATTTTAAGAAGGAAACAAAATGA
- the ispG gene encoding (E)-4-hydroxy-3-methylbut-2-enyl-diphosphate synthase has product MSTKYNESPFFYKRRPTREVMVGTVGIGGKNPIRIQSMITSNTRDTEASIKQIADLEKAGSEIVRLTVPSQADADNLPNIRKRMKELGLTVPLVADIHFTPQVALKCVEWVEKVRINPGNFADKKKFEIIEYTDKDYNEELERIEEVFTPLVLRAKELGVAMRIGTNHGSLSDRIMNRFGDTPLGMVESALEFIRIAEKNSYKDIVVSMKASNPQVMIQAYRMLVSRFYDLGMDYPLHLGVTEAGDGKDGRIKSAIGIGSLLEDGLGDTIRVSLTEDAIHEIPVAKELVRKYNDLFLNEKKTTSYPYSPSQPGISEKRETIYTEFRDPFQYSRFYSKELCLGETKLGDSSPVRIEICFPFFGSESAEEVLHLIQRESKSGRIPEMLHFAIHSELDLISLGTMVRRGSFPLPVSVELSNELTYQYDSLAEDLYRIQKWVVNPHIFFKESEESWDDLLDFVTRFAKDKRCVEWSIEAEDIHLTEKIVRESKKRKIENLIFSVKNGDLLTVRKLAYHLRESDYPITLVTQTQDKETLLYESSIQVGGSLLDGIGDVVRLSFGDGEPEESLVLSFDILQATRLRLTKTEYISCPSCGRTMFDLQSTTAMIKKRTGHLKGVKIAVMGCIVNGPGEMADADFGYVGAGIGKVHLYKGKEIVKKGVSEEEAADQLIELIRENGMWSDPE; this is encoded by the coding sequence ATGAGCACCAAATATAACGAATCGCCATTTTTCTATAAAAGACGTCCTACCCGGGAAGTAATGGTTGGTACAGTGGGAATTGGAGGAAAAAATCCAATTCGTATCCAATCCATGATTACATCTAACACAAGAGATACGGAAGCAAGTATCAAACAAATTGCTGATTTAGAAAAAGCAGGTTCAGAAATAGTTCGCCTAACAGTGCCAAGCCAAGCTGATGCGGATAATTTACCAAACATTCGAAAACGAATGAAAGAATTAGGACTTACAGTGCCTCTTGTTGCGGATATTCATTTTACACCGCAAGTAGCACTCAAATGTGTGGAATGGGTTGAAAAGGTGCGAATCAATCCAGGTAATTTTGCAGACAAAAAGAAATTTGAAATCATCGAATATACAGACAAAGACTACAACGAAGAGTTAGAAAGAATCGAAGAAGTATTTACTCCCCTTGTCCTACGTGCCAAAGAACTGGGTGTTGCCATGCGTATCGGAACCAATCACGGAAGTCTTTCCGATAGAATCATGAACCGGTTTGGAGATACTCCTCTTGGTATGGTGGAATCTGCTTTAGAATTCATTCGGATTGCAGAAAAAAATTCTTATAAAGACATTGTTGTCTCCATGAAAGCTTCCAATCCGCAAGTGATGATACAAGCCTATCGAATGTTAGTTTCTAGGTTTTACGATTTAGGAATGGATTATCCCTTACATTTAGGTGTTACAGAAGCAGGTGATGGAAAAGATGGAAGAATCAAATCAGCCATTGGTATAGGCAGTTTACTCGAAGATGGACTGGGAGATACCATCCGAGTTTCACTCACAGAAGATGCCATTCATGAAATCCCTGTCGCCAAAGAACTTGTTCGCAAATACAATGATTTGTTTCTAAATGAAAAGAAAACAACCTCTTATCCCTACTCTCCATCACAACCAGGAATTTCTGAAAAACGAGAAACCATTTATACTGAATTTCGGGATCCATTTCAATACTCCAGGTTTTATTCCAAAGAACTTTGTTTAGGCGAAACAAAACTGGGAGATTCCTCTCCGGTTCGGATAGAAATCTGTTTTCCTTTTTTTGGATCAGAATCAGCAGAAGAAGTCCTCCACCTCATCCAAAGGGAATCCAAGTCAGGCAGAATTCCTGAAATGCTCCACTTCGCCATCCATTCCGAACTGGATTTAATTTCTTTAGGCACTATGGTGCGCCGTGGTTCCTTTCCCTTACCGGTATCTGTGGAACTATCAAACGAACTGACTTACCAATATGATAGTTTGGCCGAAGACCTATACCGCATTCAAAAGTGGGTGGTAAATCCTCATATATTTTTTAAGGAATCGGAAGAGTCATGGGACGACCTTTTGGATTTTGTAACTCGTTTTGCAAAAGACAAACGTTGTGTGGAGTGGAGTATCGAAGCCGAAGACATTCACCTAACAGAAAAAATTGTTAGAGAATCTAAAAAAAGAAAAATTGAAAACCTCATTTTTTCTGTAAAAAATGGGGATTTACTTACTGTTCGAAAACTTGCTTATCATTTGCGAGAATCTGATTATCCCATAACTCTTGTCACACAAACACAAGATAAGGAAACTTTGCTCTATGAATCTTCCATCCAAGTGGGTGGAAGTTTACTTGATGGAATTGGTGATGTGGTTCGTTTGTCCTTTGGTGATGGTGAACCGGAAGAGTCACTGGTTTTAAGTTTCGATATTTTACAAGCAACTAGGCTTCGCCTAACAAAAACAGAATATATATCTTGTCCCTCTTGTGGCCGAACTATGTTCGATTTACAATCGACAACGGCAATGATCAAAAAAAGAACAGGGCACCTAAAAGGTGTGAAAATAGCCGTAATGGGATGTATTGTCAATGGTCCAGGAGAGATGGCAGATGCCGATTTTGGATATGTTGGTGCTGGAATTGGTAAGGTTCATCTCTACAAAGGGAAAGAAATTGTAAAAAAAGGTGTTTCGGAAGAAGAAGCGGCCGACCAACTCATAGAACTCATTCGCGAAAATGGCATGTGGAGCGATCCAGAATAA
- the mutY gene encoding A/G-specific adenine glycosylase: protein MSPQKKLQGWYQIHKRDLPFRKKKQAYPIWVSEVMLQQTRVNAMLPLYDSFMKRFPTPESLASAEEEEVLSYWKGLGYYSRARNLRKAAIFLVQNYNGSFPKDLNLVLKLPGVGNYTARAILSIAYDLPLAVLDGNVKRVLSRYFGYTENILGSKADTDLQQKADDFLNKDHPGDHNQAMMELGATLCLPESPKCLLCPLTDSCYARIHQKTGEIPLRVKEKKQIQLSAEILVFDFKDKILLVKEPKMRFLKEMFHLPYGFIGEIPEETYEPTSFFLALKELFPSLLALGKFKHTITHHKMEFSVLRQSLKERTQVETLAKNFGVESKWVQLSSLDREFPSSLASKVKKFLLY from the coding sequence TTGAGCCCACAAAAAAAACTCCAGGGCTGGTACCAAATTCATAAAAGGGACCTTCCGTTTCGAAAGAAAAAACAAGCCTATCCTATTTGGGTTTCTGAAGTGATGTTACAGCAGACTCGTGTCAATGCAATGCTTCCATTGTATGATTCGTTTATGAAACGGTTTCCCACACCAGAGTCTTTAGCATCTGCCGAGGAAGAAGAGGTTCTTTCTTATTGGAAAGGGCTAGGGTATTATAGTCGTGCACGTAATCTCAGAAAGGCAGCCATTTTTCTTGTACAAAATTATAATGGATCTTTTCCTAAAGATTTAAATTTAGTTTTGAAACTTCCCGGAGTTGGAAACTATACGGCAAGGGCCATTCTTTCCATTGCTTATGACTTACCGCTTGCGGTTTTGGATGGAAACGTAAAACGAGTTCTCTCTCGTTATTTTGGATATACAGAAAATATTTTAGGATCGAAAGCAGATACTGACTTACAACAAAAGGCAGATGATTTTTTAAACAAAGATCATCCTGGAGACCATAACCAGGCCATGATGGAACTTGGGGCGACACTTTGTTTGCCGGAGTCTCCTAAATGTTTATTATGTCCATTGACTGATTCTTGTTATGCGAGAATTCATCAAAAAACGGGAGAGATCCCACTAAGGGTCAAAGAAAAAAAACAAATTCAATTAAGTGCTGAAATTTTGGTTTTTGATTTCAAAGACAAAATCCTACTTGTGAAAGAACCTAAAATGCGTTTTTTGAAAGAGATGTTCCATTTGCCCTATGGATTTATTGGTGAAATTCCAGAAGAAACCTATGAACCTACCTCCTTCTTTTTAGCCTTAAAAGAATTGTTTCCAAGTCTTCTCGCCCTTGGGAAATTTAAACATACCATCACTCATCATAAGATGGAATTTTCTGTCCTACGTCAAAGTTTGAAAGAAAGAACCCAGGTGGAAACTTTGGCCAAAAATTTTGGTGTGGAAAGCAAATGGGTCCAACTTTCCTCCTTAGATCGGGAATTCCCTTCCTCCCTTGCCTCTAAAGTCAAAAAGTTTTTGCTTTACTAA
- a CDS encoding HAMP domain-containing sensor histidine kinase, with protein sequence MAEFIVWIERLVSNIPLPILEVWGRFSFLLGSIIAIFAFTGFTFRNGKTLRISREVWNWNLTSFYWFLITFVTIFITGYLGSSIVLIPGAQTFESLKDLSVFLCLNFFGFPALLAVPFAYGLSDLMEGVPPEFLWDWLPGYFINPSLFWISYQLIGKSPDFRKFKIWIYYFIFVLLFLLLEPFLWGYLCSEQFGAEISYHTISSALLFTTGITWILAPLAMYITFPLVRKFGFFWAEVPGQVKEVTITEPQLVWKSGPKEFDSFESESELKTGISLQLFIVAPFVCLVLILVGITAYVTLKNAEQSGFQMVEVLHRQWSKNINLSLDLYFSTLPETSKEYSGTSGLGKVLDSSKVNEQGKVYLLDESLNPLASLARDRGKSRLLEIARVELKKLGNDINTSEKRFSFAVVTKKPLSRENWNAMVTEYSHPKLKEKTYLITLFPYSFYLSGVLRGNSKSAMVFAWAILLSLLLAAFIAEFVTRPVLSFAKASKSLAKGDWNYPVDESIIVELKDLSEAFRFMSKELKQSFERVEESQRLVMETNSNLEEKIGERTEALIESNRSLLEMIETKEKILIDLHNTQTQLLMSEKLAALGQFAAGITHELNTPLGAITSSVRAMSEILKNDITNLPEFLESLDKTERENFRYLLHLSLSFGSRNSGLLNRAEKKERLGILNSYQIENPEEVMEDLTSLGILHFDEPLLKVLKNPRSGMILQNVHILGSLYRLVYVIQTATEKASHVVNALKHYLHTDRLETQTELQKVHIPTEMDSILTLYHAKIKNDVEVVKQYKTSDYCLVEKDKLNQVWINIINNALQAMDYRGKMTISVTSKENFVITSIRDSGKGIAPEIQDKIFLPFFTTKKHGEGIGLGLDICKQIVEKMKGKIEFISNEEGTEFRVFLPKGIEGERV encoded by the coding sequence ATGGCCGAATTCATTGTTTGGATCGAAAGACTTGTTTCCAACATCCCTCTGCCCATTTTGGAGGTCTGGGGTCGGTTTTCTTTTTTACTAGGTTCTATTATTGCTATATTCGCATTTACTGGTTTTACGTTTCGAAATGGAAAAACTTTAAGAATCTCAAGAGAGGTTTGGAACTGGAACCTAACTAGTTTTTATTGGTTTCTGATTACTTTTGTTACCATTTTTATTACTGGATACTTGGGAAGTTCCATAGTTTTAATTCCCGGTGCACAAACTTTTGAAAGTTTAAAAGATTTATCTGTTTTCCTTTGTTTGAATTTTTTTGGATTTCCGGCTCTTCTTGCTGTTCCCTTTGCCTACGGCTTATCTGATCTGATGGAGGGAGTTCCGCCGGAATTTTTATGGGACTGGTTGCCGGGTTACTTTATCAATCCGTCCTTATTTTGGATTTCCTACCAATTAATTGGAAAATCACCTGACTTTCGTAAGTTCAAGATATGGATATATTACTTTATATTTGTTTTATTGTTTTTACTGTTAGAACCTTTTTTATGGGGTTATTTATGTTCCGAACAATTTGGAGCTGAAATTTCCTATCATACCATTAGTTCTGCACTTCTTTTCACTACAGGAATTACTTGGATCCTCGCACCACTGGCGATGTATATCACATTCCCCTTAGTCAGAAAGTTTGGATTTTTTTGGGCTGAGGTTCCTGGACAAGTGAAAGAAGTAACGATTACCGAACCACAATTGGTTTGGAAATCGGGACCAAAAGAATTTGATTCTTTCGAATCAGAATCGGAATTAAAAACTGGTATTTCCTTACAATTATTTATTGTTGCACCTTTTGTTTGTTTGGTGTTAATTCTTGTTGGTATTACTGCCTATGTAACTCTAAAAAATGCGGAACAATCTGGCTTTCAAATGGTAGAGGTTTTACATAGGCAATGGTCAAAGAATATCAATTTAAGTTTAGATCTATATTTTTCTACCCTTCCTGAAACGAGTAAAGAATACAGTGGAACGAGCGGACTGGGAAAGGTTCTTGATTCCTCCAAAGTAAATGAACAAGGCAAAGTGTATTTGTTAGATGAAAGTTTAAATCCGTTGGCATCACTTGCGAGAGACCGTGGAAAATCCAGATTATTGGAAATTGCCAGAGTTGAACTTAAAAAATTGGGAAATGATATAAATACTTCTGAAAAACGATTTAGTTTTGCAGTTGTGACAAAAAAGCCACTCTCTCGTGAAAATTGGAATGCGATGGTTACTGAGTATTCCCATCCAAAACTAAAAGAAAAAACCTATCTTATCACTTTGTTTCCTTATTCATTTTATTTAAGTGGAGTCCTTAGAGGTAACAGCAAATCAGCCATGGTTTTTGCTTGGGCCATCCTTTTGAGTTTGTTACTGGCAGCTTTTATTGCTGAGTTTGTGACAAGGCCCGTTCTTTCTTTTGCTAAAGCATCTAAGTCACTTGCGAAAGGAGATTGGAATTACCCTGTCGACGAAAGTATAATTGTTGAACTGAAGGATTTATCCGAAGCGTTTCGTTTTATGTCAAAGGAACTAAAACAAAGTTTTGAACGTGTGGAAGAGAGCCAACGTTTGGTGATGGAGACCAATTCAAATTTAGAAGAAAAAATTGGAGAAAGGACAGAAGCGCTTATCGAAAGTAATCGCAGCCTTTTGGAAATGATAGAGACGAAAGAAAAAATTCTAATCGATTTACATAATACACAAACACAACTACTGATGAGTGAAAAACTAGCAGCACTCGGGCAATTTGCCGCAGGAATTACTCATGAATTAAATACTCCACTGGGTGCGATTACTTCTAGCGTTCGTGCCATGTCGGAAATTTTAAAAAATGATATCACTAATTTACCTGAATTTTTGGAGTCTTTAGATAAAACTGAACGTGAAAACTTTCGTTATTTACTCCATTTAAGTTTGTCTTTTGGATCTCGTAATTCAGGGTTACTCAACCGAGCTGAAAAAAAAGAAAGATTAGGGATATTAAATTCCTATCAAATCGAAAATCCTGAAGAAGTGATGGAGGACTTAACATCACTAGGAATTTTACATTTCGACGAACCATTACTCAAGGTTTTAAAGAACCCAAGGTCAGGAATGATCCTTCAAAATGTACATATTTTAGGTAGTTTATATCGATTAGTTTATGTGATTCAAACTGCGACAGAAAAAGCATCCCATGTAGTAAATGCACTCAAACATTATTTACATACCGACCGATTAGAAACACAAACAGAATTACAAAAAGTTCATATCCCCACTGAAATGGATTCTATTTTAACCCTATATCATGCAAAAATAAAAAATGATGTCGAAGTGGTTAAACAGTATAAAACATCTGATTATTGTTTGGTGGAAAAAGACAAACTCAATCAGGTTTGGATTAATATTATCAACAATGCCTTACAAGCAATGGATTATCGAGGTAAAATGACAATTTCAGTCACTTCCAAAGAGAACTTTGTGATCACATCCATTCGGGATTCTGGTAAGGGGATTGCCCCAGAGATTCAGGATAAGATTTTTTTACCTTTTTTTACTACAAAAAAACATGGCGAAGGGATTGGGCTTGGGCTTGACATTTGTAAACAAATCGTAGAAAAAATGAAGGGCAAAATTGAGTTCATATCAAATGAAGAGGGAACTGAGTTTCGAGTGTTTTTGCCAAAGGGAATCGAAGGGGAAAGAGTTTGA
- a CDS encoding response regulator gives MNITQLHHEKNAILCVDDEPILLLSLVQELKREIGGSYTYETAQNPEEAMEVIDDLCSSGVEVILILSDWLMPGMRGDEFLIQVHQKYPQIKSILISGHADRDAINRVKEEAKTYAIFSKPWNTRELLDAVRFCCNLT, from the coding sequence TTGAATATTACACAACTACATCATGAGAAAAACGCAATCCTATGTGTGGATGATGAACCGATTCTCCTCCTTTCCCTCGTACAAGAACTAAAACGCGAAATTGGTGGCAGTTATACATACGAAACAGCCCAGAATCCTGAAGAGGCGATGGAAGTGATCGATGACCTTTGTAGTTCAGGTGTGGAAGTGATCCTCATTCTCTCCGATTGGCTCATGCCTGGAATGCGTGGAGACGAATTTCTCATCCAAGTCCATCAAAAATACCCACAGATTAAATCCATTCTGATTTCCGGCCATGCGGATCGTGATGCCATCAACCGTGTAAAGGAAGAAGCAAAAACCTACGCCATTTTTTCCAAACCTTGGAATACTAGAGAATTGCTAGATGCAGTTCGTTTCTGTTGCAATTTGACCTAA
- a CDS encoding Smr/MutS family protein codes for MRTIYIRKLRFEEARIKLERELHEAFMDGESYVEILHGIGEGILRRMAIDYVETCGFLKLVETDPMFRSNPGATIVEILAPSKEYINRLKS; via the coding sequence GTGCGTACCATCTACATCCGAAAACTCCGATTTGAAGAAGCTCGCATTAAATTAGAGCGAGAACTCCATGAAGCCTTTATGGACGGGGAATCCTATGTCGAAATTTTGCACGGAATCGGGGAAGGAATCCTCAGGCGAATGGCGATTGACTACGTGGAGACCTGCGGTTTTCTGAAACTAGTGGAGACCGATCCGATGTTTCGGTCAAACCCGGGTGCGACCATTGTCGAAATTCTTGCCCCATCCAAAGAATACATCAACCGATTGAAATCATGA
- the cimA gene encoding (R)-citramalate synthase CimA — MTESNSTIEILDVTLRDGEQTNGVSFSWQQKLNITKHLLMDLKTDRVEIASARVSPGEFEAVKKIVEWAKSEGLDDRIEILGFVDYDKTVEWMKGTGVRVLNLLTKGSLNHLTNQLRKTPREHFLDIQKTVEFAAASGIAVNVYLEDWSNGYTHSRDYVLEYLDVVSKFPIQKFYLADTLGVLSPFEVRTAITDLVKEFPKLWFEFHGHNDYDLAVANCLEAVSAGVRGLHVAVNGLGERAGNSPLEAVVTAIHDKTKFKTSIVEKEITNASRLVAVFSGKRISDNRPIVGEDVFTQTAGVHADGDKKGNLYANPILPERFGRSRVYALGKLAGKASITENLKQLGMVLSPEIEKKVLERVIELGDQNKTVTKEDLPYIISDITGENLEASFRIESCTVTSGIGVKPKAEVKVNFQGKDYAAKGEGDGGYDAFMNALGKILKELNIQIPKLYDYEVRIPPGGNTNALVETVITWKVEGETHPIRTIGIDSDQQVAAVKATERLLHILLGNV, encoded by the coding sequence ATGACCGAATCTAACTCTACTATAGAAATCCTGGACGTTACTTTACGAGACGGGGAACAAACAAACGGTGTCTCCTTTTCTTGGCAGCAAAAGTTAAATATCACCAAACACTTATTAATGGATCTAAAAACCGACCGAGTCGAAATTGCCAGCGCTCGGGTCTCACCTGGTGAGTTTGAAGCCGTTAAAAAAATTGTGGAATGGGCTAAGTCAGAAGGTTTAGACGATCGAATCGAAATTTTAGGATTTGTGGATTATGATAAAACTGTAGAATGGATGAAGGGAACTGGCGTTCGGGTTCTTAACCTTCTTACTAAGGGGTCACTGAACCACCTAACAAATCAACTTCGAAAGACCCCAAGAGAACATTTTTTAGACATTCAGAAAACTGTCGAATTTGCAGCTGCTTCTGGAATCGCCGTAAACGTTTATTTAGAAGACTGGTCCAATGGATACACCCATTCCAGAGATTATGTATTAGAATATTTAGATGTTGTCTCAAAGTTTCCGATCCAAAAATTTTATTTAGCGGATACATTGGGAGTATTGTCTCCCTTCGAAGTTCGGACAGCCATTACTGATCTTGTAAAAGAATTTCCAAAACTCTGGTTTGAATTCCACGGACATAATGATTATGATTTAGCAGTGGCGAACTGTTTGGAAGCAGTGAGTGCCGGTGTTCGTGGGCTCCATGTCGCCGTAAATGGACTTGGGGAACGTGCGGGTAATTCTCCTTTAGAAGCAGTTGTCACAGCAATCCATGACAAAACAAAATTTAAAACTTCCATAGTGGAAAAAGAAATTACCAATGCCTCAAGGCTTGTGGCGGTTTTTTCAGGGAAACGTATTTCGGATAACCGACCCATCGTTGGTGAGGATGTATTCACACAAACTGCTGGAGTTCATGCCGATGGGGACAAAAAAGGAAATTTATATGCCAATCCCATTTTGCCAGAAAGGTTTGGACGATCTAGAGTTTACGCCTTAGGGAAGTTAGCGGGTAAAGCAAGCATTACAGAAAACTTAAAACAATTGGGTATGGTTCTTTCCCCCGAAATTGAAAAAAAAGTTTTGGAACGAGTGATTGAACTTGGTGACCAGAACAAAACCGTCACTAAGGAAGACCTTCCCTATATCATCTCTGATATCACTGGTGAAAATTTAGAAGCTAGTTTTCGAATCGAGTCCTGTACTGTGACAAGTGGGATCGGGGTCAAACCAAAAGCCGAAGTCAAGGTGAATTTCCAGGGGAAGGATTACGCGGCAAAGGGAGAAGGTGACGGCGGTTACGATGCGTTTATGAATGCCCTTGGTAAAATTTTAAAAGAATTAAACATCCAAATTCCAAAACTCTATGACTATGAAGTTCGGATTCCTCCCGGAGGAAATACCAATGCTTTAGTTGAAACAGTCATCACTTGGAAAGTAGAAGGTGAAACTCATCCTATTCGCACCATTGGCATTGACTCTGACCAACAAGTGGCAGCTGTGAAAGCCACAGAACGATTGTTACATATTTTACTCGGAAACGTATGA